The genomic DNA ggtaccaatccaccaagtctggaaccaactggaccctgaacagcttctacccccaagccatgaaacttctgaacagctaatcaaagggctacccggACTACTTGCATTTACCTTTTTTGGCACTAACTCTTTAGCAGTGACTatgcacacactggactctacccacacacacttactgacacccccaacacacacacgcaaactgATGAAACGCACTCACACTTACCACATAAGCTGCtgatagtcactttacccctacctatacagtgcattcggaaagtattcagacccttgactttttccacatttgttacattaaagccttattctaaaatggattcaataaaacaaaatgtactcatcaatctacacacaataccccaaaacaacaaagcgaaaacaggtttttctaaacgttttcaaatgtattaaaaaaattaaaaaaacagataccttatttacataagtattgagaccctttggtatgagactcgaaatcgagctcaggtgcatcctgtttccattgatcatccttgagacgattatacaacatgattggagtccacctgtggtaaatatcTGAGtaaaacccaagccatgaggtcgaagtaaTTGTACATAGCACTACgaccatgaggttgaaggaattgtacaTAGCACTACGAGAACAGGGTCATgttgaggtacagatctggggaagggtaccaaaacatttctgcagcattgaaggttcccaagaacacagtggcctccattattcttaaatggaagaagtttggaaccaccaagactctccctaatgctggccgcccggccaaactgagaaattatatatatattttctaatCCCTGCCCCCGCAGGGAGGCCTTTtgcttttggtaggccgtcattgtaaatacgaatttgttcttaactgacttgcctagttagattagagcagtaaaaataaatgttgtgtcacacccgtggtatacggtctgatataccacagctgtcagccaatcagcattcagggctggaaccacccagttaataatccattttagaataaggctgtaacgttaaaaGTCAagtgttctgaatactttccgaatgcattgtatgtacagtacagtacataggtACCTCAATTACTTTgtgcctctgcacattgacttaGTACTTGCACTccctgtatagccatgttattttctaaacCCTATTTATAGCagttgtggaaaaagtacccaattgtcatacttgaggaaaagtaaagataccttaatagaaaatgactaaagtaaaagttatctggtaaaatactacttgagtaaaagtctaaaagaaTTTGGTTTtatatatacttaagtattaaaataATTactaattccttatattaagcaaaccagagggCATCGTTTTAGTTTTTTTAACTTATGTATCGATAGCCAGGGGACCCTCCAagactcagacataatttacaaaccaaacatttgtgtttagtgagtctgccagattaggggcagtagagatgaccagggttGTTTTCTTGAtacgtgtgtgaattggaccattttcctgtcctgctaagcattcaaaatgtagagAGTACTTTTGGTTGTCCGGGAAAATGTCTGGAGTAAAAAGAACACTATTTTGTCAAGGAATGTAgcaaagtaaaagttgtcaaaaatataaatagtaaagtacagataccacaaaaaaactacttaagtagtacattaaagtatttttacaccactgtatatagccatgttatatttACTCGTTATTCATTGCGTCGCTATATCTATTTTTGATCTTATCTTtagctctgcattgttggaaaaggacccgtaagtaagcagttcactgttagtctacccGCCAGGTTGtatacgaagcatgtgacaaataaaatgcgATTTGATTAGAAAGTTAGCTTGACACTGGTTGCAAAAACTGTCGAAACATATACTGTACACCACCTACCTGGTAAGTAATCTTTGGTCCCAGTGTGGGGTGAAACTCACTAAAAAATATACACTCTATTCGACTCATCCCCATGAAGACGTTGTAAAAATGACTTTAAACTTCAGGTAGTATAATAAAGAAAGAAAGTAACTCCAACTGCGTCAATCTTTTACTCCGTTCTCAGACAATGTGAATGCTCAATTGAAATTAAGTATATTTGAagacctacagtagctgtgtatatatatagtggttGTAAATCACTCTCTTGTTACTGTGGCTAGCTAGTAGCTATGATGACTCCTAATTCCTGACAGAGCAGGGAAGAGTTGTTGTTGACAGTCTACCCTAGCTAGCTAGTCCAGCTATCTCCAGCTAACTTAACTCTCTGGCTAATGTGTAAACATACAACTGGATCCTCTTGTATTTCCTTACAATTGACGACCAATCTATTTAAATGGCATGCAAAAAATATACCACATACAATCGAACAAGTGgtatgctagctagctatatggCTAACAACAACCTTGCGCTatcgatgaaacatggtggagTTCCCGAACATAATTTACCCGCACTGCGCATTACTGATGGGTACGTTCCAGGACACGCCAAACAAGATGATGGATGTCAGATTTGGGAAATGAAATCTTTATAGTACACGTTAAATAAATGTCGATCAGGTATGAATTAATTTGATGCATGTACTGCAATTTTCTTCTTAAAAATATAATTTAATTTAACTTCATCCTAATTGTATGGATCGACAAAATACAGTTAACTTTTATTTTGGAAGGATTTATGAATTAATCTAATGCACTATTATTCTGAAAAAAGGAAGGATGCCCGGAAGTGAATACCTCTAATTAATTATTGAAATGGTTGGTTATTTTGTATTTAATAGTTAGTACAGTCATTAGACCACATTCAGCTGGTTTTACACAATATCCATTAATATAGTCAAACGATTATTTCGGAGTTTCATATCAGCTACATTTTTTACCTTCTTTATGTCAACTGCTTCACGTGTTGGTCTTCTGTCAAGAGAAAGTGGAATACCATGTGGATACGATTACGAAGACCATTGAAGGAGGTTTATAACTGCTTTAAACCACTTAAAGACGGATTTATTGGACACAAGGTAAATTAAGATGCCTTTCCTATAAAGTGTTGCACGTGGATTGCAAGGAAAGTGCGTTGTTTACAGTATAAACATAACTGGAATTCATTATTGAATGAAGCCTCGTAATATTCTCTCTATCgctgtctcgctccctcccttcctccagtgGCTGTGCACGTCTCCGTGTGTGGCTGAATGCGTCCCAGCCTTACCTACAGCGAGCAGGCTCACGGTGGAGCAAGCTGTCAAGTTATGGACAGACCATTTCCAGCAAAGAGGTGTCTCAGAGCCACATCTCTCCAGCCAGTACATCATTGCACATTTGCTTGGTGCTAAAACAGTGAGTTTCTGAACCCAAAATATGATCCTTGCAAATCATTTCCATATTCACCTTTCATCCTTCTCGGTCTATCATTCTCTCACTGAAGGAATCATCTAACCCTCAACCTCTTCCCCTCGCAGTTAGAGGGCATTGGACAGGACAGGCTGGCTGAATTCCTGACacaagaacagacagagcagacatgGGAGCTCTGTTCCAGACGTCTCAACaggtacatacagtgccttgcgaaagtattctgcccccttgaactttgcgaccttttgccacatttcaggcttcaaacataaagatataaaactgtatttttttgtgaagaatcaacaacaagtgggacacaatcatgaagtggaacgacatttattgtatatttcaaacttttttaacaaatcaaaaactgaaaaatttggcgtgctaaattattcagcccccttaagttaatactttgtagcgacaccttttgctgcgattacagctgtaagtcgcttggggtatgtctatcagttttgcacatcgagagactgaaatttttcccattcctccttgcaaaacagctcgagctcagtgaggttggatggagagcatttgtgaacagcagttttaatttctttccacagattctcgattggattcaggtctggactttgacttggccaatctaacacctggatatgtttattttttaaccattccattgtagattttgctttatgttttggatcattgtcttgttggaagacaaatctccgtcccagtctcaggtcttttgcaaactccatcaggttttcttccagaatggtcctgtatttggctccatccatcttcccatcaattttaaccatcttccctctccctgctgaagaaaagcaggcccaaaccatgatgctgccaccaccatgtttgacagtggggatggtgtgttcagggtgatgagctgtgttgcttttacgccaaacataacattttgcattgttgccaaaaagttcaattttgttttcatctgaccagagcaccttcttccacatgtttggtgtgtctcccaggtggcttgtggcaaacttgaaactaacactttttatggatatctttaagaaatagctttcttcttgccactcttccataaaggccagatttgtgcaatatacgactgattgttgtcctatggacagtctcccacctcatctgtagatctctgcagttcatccagagtgatcatgggcctcttggctgcatctctgatcagtcttctccttttatgagctgaaagtttagagggacggccaggtcttggtagatttgcagtggtctgatactccttccatttcaatattagtgcttgcacagtgctccttgggatgtttaaagcttgggaaatctttttgtatccaaatcctgctttaaacttcttcacaacagtatctcggacctgcctggtgtgtcccttgttcttcatgatgctctctgcgcttttaacggacctctgagactatcacagtgcaggtgcatttatacggagacttgattacacacaggtggattgtatttatcatcattagtcatttaggtcaacattggatcattcagagatcctcactgaacttctggagagagtttgctgcactgaaagtaaaggggctgaataattttgcacgctcaatttttcagttttatatccaataaatgtcggtccacttcatgattgtgtcccacttgttgtggattcttcaccaaaaaaaatacagttttatatctttatgtttgaagcctgaaatgtggcaaaaggtcgcaaagttcaagggggccgaatactttcgcaaggcactgtacaagcTTAGTCTTAACGTGCTAGTCAGTGACGGTGCACTTGACCTATTCTTCTGTCTCTGAAAGCTAAGAATTTCATTGGAAAGTGTAGCCTACATTGCGTGAACATGTGAAATGTGCTGTGTGTTCAGAATGCCAGTGCAGTATGTGATTGAAGAGTGGGACTTCAGAGATCTGACACTGAAGATGAGACCTCCCGTGTTTATCCCCCGGCCTGAAACTGAGGTGCGGGagagtacacgcacacacactattttattttatttatttatttattttattttttatttaacctttatttaactaggtaagtcactTACACATACTATAAAACAAGTTGTTTGAAACACAAGGGACCATAATCTCTTGTGATAAGAGCGCATTTAAATATTTCATTCTGTGACTGTCGTCAGAATTTCCATTGCAGAGACATGAAGCTATGGttgcacgtctgtctgtctgtgcaggaGTTGGTTGGCCTAGTGCTTACAGATCTCCAGATGAAGCAGGGGACTGGATTAAGTGAGGAGACCAGCTTCAGGTGCCTGGAAGTGGGTTGTGGCTCTGGTGCTATCTCCCTCAGTTTACTTAAGAGTCTCCCACAGGTGTGCTCTCCCCCTCTTTTACTTTCTCCCTTTCTTTCATATCATGTTCCTTGATCTCTGAGCCCCTTCACTCAAACAACACTGATAtttgggtttctctctctctcagctcagagCGATTGCTTTAGATAAAAACAAGGATGCTGTGGATCTGACAAGAGAGAACTCACACAGGTAATCATGAAAACGCAGGATAACAATTTTACTTTGATTAGCTGATTTTGATTAGCCACATTAATTCATGTTTTGTGAATATGTGCAAACCTGATTGGCTGTATGCTACAGTTTGGGGTTCCAGGACCGACTTGAGGTTCACCATATGGATGTGATGAGAGGTACGGTCAATAGGAATGATGGGGGAGGGATATTATAACATCGGTAAAGGAAGATAAGCCATACAGATGTTACATTCAGATTTGCCGATTTCAAGGGTGTGATTTTATGTTATGTTCTAGATGCAGACATAATTGTGAGCATGTGCAGTCCAGTCTCCGTTTTGGTCAGCAACCCTCCGTACCTGTTCTCAGAGGATATGATATCACTTGAACCTGAAATCCTCAGGTGAGACGAGCagtcgcacgcacacacaaacgcacgcacactTCGAGTTCAAATGGAAGTATATGAACTACAGTGTTCTGTGCTGACATCCTCAGGTTTGAGGACCATGCTGCTCTGGATGGGGGGAAAGATGGCATGCAGGTGATGAGACACATTCTGACTCTGGCTCCAAAGCTCTTATCCAACCATGGGTAAGGTACTGAGTATATTTTCTGCATCTAGAACATAACATAAAATCACACGCTTGAAATTGGTCAATATGAATGTATCATTGCTATCTATAATTTCCCTCCCCCCGTTGTTCCTAGGTACCTTACCGCTCATCATATCCATATGGTGAAACTCAAGTCAGTTCTGGAGCTACAAACTGTATTGGAAGTGTTTATGCAGGCCACAGTGTTTGATTTTAAGGAAATATTCACAGTAGGCCAATATTATTTTAGATGTACTGTTTTGTGGCGCACACTAAGAAGCTTTCTGTCTAGTCACTCTGTTGTATCTATTGTAAAGCAGGTCTCACTACTTCAATCTCTGTTATTCAATGGTTTGAGAAGTTTcacttcactgtgttttcatttcTTCCTGTCTCGCAGTCGTGTATACTTGGAAGTAGACCCACGTCATCCACAGCTCATCCAGAAGTGGGTAGAGGAAAGTGTCGAAGAGTTACACTACTTGCACACGCATCGTGACATCACTGACAGGTCAGGAGTAAATCAGACTGCTATATCTTTGTTAAATAACTACATTTTCAAAACCTTCGATCAAGAAATGTATTCATATTGAACGCCTGATTCATATTCTCTCTGTCGCTTATAGGCCCCGTTTCTGCATCCTTCAAAAAAAGGAGTGCAACACAgatcaggaccaggaccagcattgagagactgtgtgagataTGGATCCTGTTTCACTGGCTTCAGACCAGCCTGCTACAGCCTCAACACCCACCATCCATCTGCcacgtactgtacacactactGAGCTCAAATAATGTAGaaattcacaaacacacacatatacatatcgTAGATGGGCTTCATTTATACCTGAGGACGTTGTAGGTgctaatgtgtgtttgtgtggcaaTAAAGGAGTGTGATCGTGACCGAGCGAGTAGTAGGTTGAAGGTAATTACTGAGAGGCTTTTCTTAGAACCCTCCCTCTCAGAATTTCACCCTCCCAGAAGGCATTCAGTAGTTCTACGAATCAAGGGATTCTCCCTCCCCGCTGACTAGGCTGCTGACTCAGATTCACTCTTACACAAAGGCACATTGAATCCAGCCTATATTGCCTAGTCGATTCTGCTGTGTACACACTTATACACGAGGGGGTTTAATCTCTTTATGTTATAAAGACCGCTTCAGATAACAACTGAGATTGGGCACACTGCCCACGCAACCCATTTTCTCTTCTGTGGATGTAGGCTATAAAGCACTTTGGCATTTGACCCACCAAAAGACAACGGGACATTGAAGACAGGAGCAGTATAACTCATTTAATATTGTTTTAATAAAAAAAGGGATATGTACAGTGTCGGGGCGGTAAAAAATGACAATGTTGACTAAACAAAAAATTTAACAATTTACATCTGTGACTGAAAAGCAATTCACTGCTCAGAAACAGAAAGAAAACGTTACCCCTCATAGCACGAGGATACACTACAGTTAGCACCATGTGTTTTCCAGTCAATCACCTCTGTGAATTGGGGTGGTACACAGAATCCAAAACCAGGCACCAttttctggaaggttctttcCCAAACATGGTCTCATGACCAACCGTATGTCTGATGTGGCTCCATTAGTGTCCAGTGCAGTGATGTTGTTTCCAGCTGCCAGGGACCTCTTACTGACAGCGCTCCTCAAGGTTTAGTTGAACTGTTTCGTTTAATTCAGCACCAGAGGACCCTCATACATGGAAGGGGTAGTCCTGCAGGTAGCGCACCAGTGGGCGTGGCAGTGGCAGCTGGTCCGGACAGCCTGTGCTGCGGTTGATGGTGAGGCGTGTGAGGTGCTGGAGGGAGGGGAAGGCCTGGGGCTTGTGCAGGGCCCGCTTGAGCTTCAGCACTACTGTGCTCTCCTGAACTGTCCTCTGGGCGGGCTGTGCGCCATGAGTCTCCTCCACCTTGCCCTTCTGCACCCTCCTTGTTGGTCCTACATAGTACTGCACCATGCTAGGCACATCAGGAAAGGACAAAAGGCTGGGTCGGGCTGGTGAGCTGGAGTCTAGCAGAAACCGGGCTCCACTGTACTGGATGCGTATACTGGTGGGGCCACGGGCAGTCCTAACAGACAGGGTCAGCATGTACAGGGGATGGCTGCTGTCTCGAATCAGAAAGGCCCCCTCTGACGCTGCCTGGAGAGCTGCATGGGCCTGACCTGCTGTGATGGCTCCCCAGTACCAGCCTGCAAAGAGTGAGAGGTCAAAGTTTATTAACTTATTCAATGGTTTAGATTTTAGTAATCCTGTAGTAAGCAGTCGACTGGATGAACTGAAACGCAAGTAGTTATTGTTACCAAAAACATTAAAACCATGAAAGGGTTTCAGGGAGCCTGTTGGGAGGAGTTTACAGTTTGGAAATTCGATTTGTATTACCTGAGGTATCAAGGTAGAAGAAGTTTTTGGCGATGGTGCGCAGATCATTCGTGGGGTCCCACTGTGGAGGGGTGCTGTGAAGGCAGTGAGGTGAGGAGATGCTCCCTGTCCGCATGCCCACAGGGCCCTCTGTGGGGCTGCCAGACAGCAGTGGTCTGGGGCTGTAAACAAGAGACTACAACAATGAGCACAGGACAAGTGTAGGAGACAGTAGGGAACAACCAGGTGAATCATTCATTACATTACCCACTATCCTGTTAAAGGACAAGTCCTAATATTGTCATAGGCTAATTAATCAGGGGGCGGACTTGAACCAGAAATCTGCCCTGGCATTGCTAACACGCCGGACAATTTTTCCCTTCAGGCCCCCACACCAGACCATTTTTCCCCTCCAGGCCCCCACACCAGACCATTTTTCCCTCCAGGCCCCCACACCAGACCATTTTTCCCTCCAGGCCCCCACACCAGACCATTTTTCCCTTCAGGCCCCCACACCAGACCATTTTTCCCCTCCAGGCCCCCACACCAGACCATTTTTCCCTCCAGGCCCCCACACCGGACAAATTTTCCCTTCAGGCCCCCTCACCAGACCATTTTCTCCTCCAGGCCCCCACACCGGACCATTTTTTTCCAGAGGCCCCCATTATTAGTCAAGTAATTGTCattttgcacacaaaaaaatctagTTAGACAGGCCCAAAGGGCTGAAAATGGACCAGCCCATATGGCATTTGTCTGAAATCTCAACATTAAATCTCTGATGGCTCCCTTCCTTGTAACATCAAGCAGTGAATTGATTCAGATGCTCAGAAATGGGTTAGACTTGTCACAATTGTAAGTATTATAATATATGAATTCACAACAGGGTTGGGTTTGATTCCAATTTCATTTGTAATTCCAATAAAATTCTTGAAATCACGCATGAAGAGGAAAATCTGTTGAATTCAATTCGAATTTAAACAATCTTCATGTTATGGATGTTTCATTGGATTAGAATTTAAACTGTTTGGACTGTTTGAATTGTAAAAACATTTCATTTTTGGAATTTATTTGGAATTTAATATTATTAGAATTAATGAACCTAGTATCAAATGTATTccaggattttttttaaatttcaactTGTATATTTCTATTTACAGTATAGCTAGGCTATCTGCACAGCAGAATTTGTGCAATTGTTAGTGATAATATTTTATTGGGAATTGAGTTCTTGGAATTTAAATATGGGAATTGACAGTAATGGAATTATTTCTGAATTCTAAGAATGACCTGGAATTTTTATTGAATTAAATGTCTTTGTCATTTGATTTTGAATATCAACATCAAAGCATGACATGTCACATCAAACAGGGACACAAAATGTGAACTTACCCTTGAACACAAAGAATCATGATggtgagtcttcaatattccacaATAGTCTAATTCCACAGCGGGTTTTACGAAAATATAGCTGGTCTATACAAAGGAATGTAATTATTTTATTCTAATTAATGTCTCACGCAAATGTTCAGTGAATAGAGACGCATCCGAAAATGAATAAACTAATTCAAAAGCACTAAAATAAATGTGAAATGTAGAAAAATAGGATACAGAGCAGCAGATGAGTGTTGTCTCTAAAATGGGTTCTTAGCATGTGAGGGAGGGTGTGTGGGTTCGGCTTTTAAAATGAACCAATTCCAAGAATTATACTCTATGATTCTATTCTGAGAACTGTTCAGTACACCGGAGCTTCTGACGTCATGCGCACCGCCACCGAGCCTGTCCGCATTTTATTATTTGAAATCTGTTACTGTGAATGCCAgtgtaaaaataaatacaaatttagCTCGTTCCTGGTGAGTCTAAATTCATCATTGTAATTCAGTCTTTCGGTCTTGCTGGCAGGAATCGGACCTCACCACTACCTTCCCCCTAATCACTTTCCAAGAATCGGTGCGATTATCTCCGCCCACTAGACCTGCAGCCAGCCCTTTACACATTCTGGGAATTGAGTCACTAGAATAATGGGTATGCGGAACGAATAGGGTTTTTCCAAATAATATAGACATTCGTCAGCTGAAAATACGTATAAACAGAGGGTGAAAGTAGATTTAATTTCTTACGGGTACGGGATATCCAAGTGCGCGCACTCTTTTTTTCTATGATAAAATATACATGGGAGCCTACTCTgctgacactgacaaacagatcaataaaaacgATGTCTAGTCCATATATAATTAGCCTACGAAAAGGGGAGACAAATACAATATGACCTCCATCTAATCTGGAGGACGAAATTATTGTTGGAAAAAAACTTATGCGACACTGACCCATTGACAAAGTCATTAGGCCTACACTTGTAGCTGAATTGATGCATCCACGGAGGTCCACGAGCGCCACGGTCTCGGCCACTCATCTCCGTCTTGTCCGCGGGCGTTTCGGCCACGCATCTCTGCCTTGGCAACATGTTAGTGTTCTCCTCAAACCACAActcaatttggagcgtataccaaCCGATTTCCAGTCAGTTCGCTAATTATTCATGCGGCTGATATGCAGTAATGTCAAATAATGGTATAATAGCCTGTAGTTTTTTGGGCTTGTTGTTTTAATTGTGATAGACTTACTTTTAACTGGTATGGCGTACCACACTTTATTCTGCCTGGACCATACCGCCTTACTTTCGCCCCTGCTTATAAACAaatgtcaaaatcaaatcaaatgttatttatcacatacacatggttagcagatgttaatgcagagtgtagcgaaatgcttgtgcttctagttccgaccatgcagtcatatctaacaagtaatctaacctaacaatttcacaacaactaccttatacacaagtgtaaaggaatgaataagaatatgtacataaaaatatatgaatgaatgATGGCCTAAccgcataggcaagatgcagtagatggtatagaggacagtatatacatatgagatgagcaatgTAGGGTAtctaaacattatataaagtggcattgtttaaagtggctaaattgatgtaataaatgtttccattattaaagtggctagagttgagtcagtgtgttggcagcagccactcaatgctggtgatggctgtttaacagtctgatggccttgagatagaagctgtttttcaatctctcggtccccgctttaaTGCACAAAATGTGATGTTAGGTCTGGTGTGGTGGCCTAACATTAATTTGCCACTCAAATGGCTCGTTGTTTGTGACAGACTTGTTCAGTAGAGTAAGGCAAGCTTTGAAACAAACTGTTGGAAAGGTTATTGAATTCGTCTTCCAGCTGGGCTGACCTGGCTGGAAACACACGGTTGTACAGGCTTTTGTCTCTGACCAGCAGTAATAAACCTATTTCAATTAATCAAGGGCTTAATGATTGAATCAGCCCTGTAGCAGTACTAACTTGGAACTGTGTGTGGGACCAGTATTAAATGACAATACACTGTTGAAGAAATGTTGTGTAATATGTCAATAGATATAGATTTTTGGGGTGCCTTTACCTTATGTTAGTCTACACGTGTAAAAAGTGTCAGATGTTTTAATTAACCTGCTCTCAAAGGAATGTGGGCTATTAGGCTACTCGCTATTTAAATTAAGGAATTCCTTGCAGATCTTAATTAACAGTCTCTAAGCTCTGTGGTATTTATGCATGGCTGCCAGCGCATATTGACAATCTGTGCTTATGTTAAAACATGGTCATTTGCTTCCTTAACAGGCCAGTCAGGGGTGCAGCCTACAGAAGTCTAGTCAGAAGTGTCCTCCCTGTCCGCTCTGAGTGTCCTTTAATAACTGCCACAAGAGGCTCTCTTGTAATGATGCATCATCGGTCCCATGcagtttgtgttttttttaacttATCATTTCAGTGATAAGAAAAAGACAAAACATACtgaaaaacatctacatttaatttAGAATTCCTCTCATTATCATCTGTTTTTACAAACATGTTTGATGCAAAACATTTAGTGACAACAGTCAAGGTATGGataactagggttgcaaaattccagtaatATTCCACAAAtgccctggttttccagaaaaaCTTGTTGGAAGATTCCTGGAGTCACgggggaataagcaggaaatccaggaAGCCTCTAAACCAGGATTTTCAGGGGGAAAAACTaggaatttggggaaagttacctgaattttttattatttttaaaccTATGGACAACACATCAGATGGACAGGCTTCTTCTGCAGATCTATGTGACATTTGCAATAGAGAAATTTGGCTGAGGCATCTATCTGTAAGACCATCCATTGGTCTTTCATGTTTGTCagtccatctgtctgtgtgtgtgtgtgtgtgtgtgtgtgtgtgtgtgtgtgtgtgtgtgtgtgtgtgtgtgtgtgtgtgtgtgtgtgtgtgtgtgtgtgtgtgtgtgtgtgtgtgtgtgtgtgtgtgtgtgtgtgtgtgtgtgtgtgtgagagacgtATGCCTGACGTATGCCCCTTGGAGGAGTGAAAAAAAAGTGCGTTAGTAGGTGCGGGGAAAGACCGAGGC from Oncorhynchus keta strain PuntledgeMale-10-30-2019 chromosome 10, Oket_V2, whole genome shotgun sequence includes the following:
- the hemk1 gene encoding MTRF1L release factor glutamine methyltransferase isoform X3, which codes for MWIRLRRPLKEVYNCFKPLKDGFIGHKWLCTSPCVAECVPALPTASRLTVEQAVKLWTDHFQQRGVSEPHLSSQYIIAHLLGAKTLEGIGQDRLAEFLTQEQTEQTWELCSRRLNRMPVQYVIEEWDFRDLTLKMRPPVFIPRPETEELVGLVLTDLQMKQGTGLSEETSFRCLEVGCGSGAISLSLLKSLPQLRAIALDKNKDAVDLTRENSHSLGFQDRLEVHHMDVMRDADIIVSMCSPVSVLVSNPPYLFSEDMISLEPEILRFEDHAALDGGKDGMQVMRHILTLAPKLLSNHGRVYLEVDPRHPQLIQKWVEESVEELHYLHTHRDITDRPRFCILQKKECNTDQDQDQH
- the hemk1 gene encoding MTRF1L release factor glutamine methyltransferase isoform X4, which codes for MWIRLRRPLKEVYNCFKPLKDGFIGHKWLCTSPCVAECVPALPTASRLTVEQAVKLWTDHFQQRGVSEPHLSSQYIIAHLLGAKTLEGIGQDRLAEFLTQEQTEQTWELCSRRLNRMPVQYVIEEWDFRDLTLKMRPPVFIPRPETEELVGLVLTDLQMKQGTGLSEETSFRCLEVGCGSGAISLSLLKSLPQLRAIALDKNKDAVDLTRENSHSLGFQDRLEVHHMDVMRDADIIVSMCSPVSVLVSNPPYLFSEDMISLEPEILRFEDHAALDGGKDGMQVMRHILTLAPKLLSNHG
- the hemk1 gene encoding MTRF1L release factor glutamine methyltransferase isoform X2; amino-acid sequence: MWIRLRRPLKEVYNCFKPLKDGFIGHKWLCTSPCVAECVPALPTASRLTVEQAVKLWTDHFQQRGVSEPHLSSQYIIAHLLGAKTLEGIGQDRLAEFLTQEQTEQTWELCSRRLNRMPVQYVIEEWDFRDLTLKMRPPVFIPRPETEELVGLVLTDLQMKQGTGLSEETSFRCLEVGCGSGAISLSLLKSLPQLRAIALDKNKDAVDLTRENSHSLGFQDRLEVHHMDVMRDADIIVSMCSPVSVLVSNPPYLFSEDMISLEPEILRFEDHAALDGGKDGMQVMRHILTLAPKLLSNHGYLTAHHIHMVKLNRVYLEVDPRHPQLIQKWVEESVEELHYLHTHRDITDRPRFCILQKKECNTDQDQDQH
- the hemk1 gene encoding MTRF1L release factor glutamine methyltransferase isoform X1; this encodes MWIRLRRPLKEVYNCFKPLKDGFIGHKWLCTSPCVAECVPALPTASRLTVEQAVKLWTDHFQQRGVSEPHLSSQYIIAHLLGAKTLEGIGQDRLAEFLTQEQTEQTWELCSRRLNRMPVQYVIEEWDFRDLTLKMRPPVFIPRPETEELVGLVLTDLQMKQGTGLSEETSFRCLEVGCGSGAISLSLLKSLPQLRAIALDKNKDAVDLTRENSHSLGFQDRLEVHHMDVMRDADIIVSMCSPVSVLVSNPPYLFSEDMISLEPEILRFEDHAALDGGKDGMQVMRHILTLAPKLLSNHGYLTAHHIHMVKLKSVLELQTVLEVFMQATVFDFKEIFTVGQYYFRCTVLWRTLRSFLSSHSVVSIVKQVSLLQSLLFNGLRSFTSLCFHFFLSRSRVYLEVDPRHPQLIQKWVEESVEELHYLHTHRDITDRPRFCILQKKECNTDQDQDQH
- the LOC118388296 gene encoding cytokine-inducible SH2-containing protein-like; this encodes MILCVQGPRPLLSGSPTEGPVGMRTGSISSPHCLHSTPPQWDPTNDLRTIAKNFFYLDTSGWYWGAITAGQAHAALQAASEGAFLIRDSSHPLYMLTLSVRTARGPTSIRIQYSGARFLLDSSSPARPSLLSFPDVPSMVQYYVGPTRRVQKGKVEETHGAQPAQRTVQESTVVLKLKRALHKPQAFPSLQHLTRLTINRSTGCPDQLPLPRPLVRYLQDYPFHV